The following DNA comes from Halalkaliarchaeum sp. AArc-CO.
ACCGTCTCGCAGTTCGCCGACGCGATCGCCAGGGGGGAATCGCCGGTCGTCTTCGGCGACGGCACGCAGACCCGGGATTTCCTCCACGTCGAGGACGCGGTCCGGGCGACCGAACTGGTCGCAGACCAGCGCCTGTCGGGGATATACAACGTCGGCACCGGCGAGGCGTACAGCTTCAACGAGATGATCGACCTTTTCAACGGGGCATTCGGAACCGACGTCGAACCCGAATACATCGACGTTCCGTACGACGATTACGTCTACCACACGCGGGCGGATCCCTCGAAACTCGAAGCCGCGACCGGCTGGGAGCCACGGATCGACTTCGAAACCGGAATCGAGCGCGTGTGTCGACCGTATCTCGAATAAATTTTCTCGTGGTGCCCTGCCCCCCGTTTTTCAGTCAATCCACGTCGGCCAGTCTATCGTGACCCCGCGCCAGCGCGTCGAGGTCGTCGTCCCGGAGGTACGCACCGATTTCCCGGGCGGCGACGACGAGCGTCTCGGCCTCGGCGGGATCCACCTCGCCCTCCAGCGCCCGGACGCGTTTCGTTCGGTCTCGCAGCCGACCGAGGACGGTCGTCACGTCGGTTGTGTCAGTGCCGACGGCGTCCTCCTCGGTTTCGGTAGCCTCATCGAGGTCGCTCAGGTACGTTACCAGTTCGTCCCGATACGCTTCGACGACAGTCGCGATGGCCAGCCCCCGAGCCGGTGCCAGCGCGGTCGGCACAGCTTCCGGTTCGGGACGAGCGCCCTCGTCAGTGCCTTCCAACAGTTTCAGTACGTAGAGGCTCGCCGCTTCGTCGGGATCCTGGAGTCGCCTGTAGGCGTGGACGACCTCCAGCAGTTCCCGGGCGGCCAAATAGGTGTCGTCGAGCGGCAGGAGTTCGCCCCCTCGAATGAACCCGCGTTTCCGGAGGTACTCCCGAAGGGTCGATCCCAGTTCGTCTGCGATCTCGTCGACCCCTTCGAGCTCTGTGTCGGCTCCCCGGCGGGGCTCCTCGTCGGCGACCGCTTCCCGGAATCGCGTGAGGTCGAGCGTCGCCGGCGCGTCCGTGTGCCGCTTGCGCTCGGTTTCGACGCCGACGCTCCGGAGGCTCCCGCAACCGGGACATGCGATCTCCCCGGTGTCGTAGTAGGACCAGCGCGTCCCGCAGTCGGTACACTCGCGATCGCCGCGGACCTTCATGTCGGGATCGTCGGCGGGAAGCCGCTAAAACGAACCGGTGTGGCGTCCCCGTCGCGACCTGACGACGTTCAGTGGTGTGATTCCCCTTCGATCGCCTCATCCCGGAGCCGTCGACCCTTTTCAGTCTTCACCGCGAGCTCCGGGACGGAGACGGGCGTTCGGTCCTCGTCGATCGCGACGAACACGAAGTAGGATTCGGTAGTGCGTTCTATCTCGCCGGTTCGAGGATGTTCGCGGTACGCCTGTAGCCGGACCCGGACGCTCGTCCGGCCGGCGGCGTAGACGTACGAGTGGATGAGGACAGTGTCGCCCTGCGGGACCGGCTTCTCGAAGTCCATTCCCTCGATACTGGCGGTGACACACGTCTGCCCGGCGAACCGCATCGCCGACATCGCACCGACCTCGTCCATCCACTTCATCACGTTGCCCCCGTGGGCCATTCCGTAGTTGTTCGTGTGGTTCGGCTGGATGCGCGATCGGTTTTCGAGGTACGTGTCGAGCAGCGTGGGCATGGTTGACGGTTGTCGACAGCCAGTAAAAGGCACCCGGGGGGAGATGGGTGTCGGAGCGAACCCAGGCCTGCGTCGCCAGTGGGCCGCTCCCGTTCACCAGTTGGACACCAGTGTATTTTGGTATGGAGCAATTAATACACGTACACGTTCACTGAAAAAAAAAAAATATCCGACACAGCGACCGGCCTCAATCGTCGCCGCTCCAATCGAACTCGGACGGCGGGGTGGCCGGTTCGGCGCCAGTCGTTCCGCGATCGGTCGTCACCTCCGGAAACTCGGAGTGCGACGTGGTGGACGTGCTCGTCCGGGAGCCCTCGACGTCACCTCCGACGCGTGACAGTTCCGGGCCGATGACCAGCAGGTTGACGAGGATCGCCACGAGGACCATCCCCACGAGGCCGGCCGTCCACAGCGGGGACGGGAGGTCGAACAGGGGGGCCCCGTCGTCCCCATCGTCCCTCTCGCCTCCGTCGTCACCGTCGTCCACGTCCTCGACCGACTTCGCCTCCTCGTCGAGGGCGCTCTCTTCGTCGGGAGCGCTCTCCTCGTCGGGTGCTCCCTCGCCGTCGACTGATCCGGGATCGTCGTCGGAGCCCGTCTCGCCTGCAGCATCCGTGTTCACTGACGGCTCGACGGTGACTTCAAACTCGCTCGCTTCGTCTCCGTCCCCGAGTTCGACCTCGTAGGTGCCGGCCTCGCCGAACGCGATCGAGAACGGAACAGTCTCTATCGTACCGGGTGCGACCTCGATCGTCTTCGTTTCGACGGTTTCCCCGTCGATCCGGAGCTCGGCTTCGTACTCGCCGTCGACCTCGTCTTCGTTTTCGACGGTCGCCTCGATGACGGCCTCCTCGCCCACGTGGATGCGTTCCTCGTCGATCCCTGTCTCGAGCAGTTCGAGGCTGGCGGCGGGAGGGTCGGAGGCGTCACCCGCAGTCACCGCGAACTCGGAGAAGCCCGGCGTCACCGCAGTGTAGGTGTCGCCCCCCTCGTGAGTCGTCTCCAGTTCCTGCCACTCGCCGTCGTGGTACCGGAGCATCTCGACGTCGTCGGGTTCGGCACCGTCCGGGAGTTCGTGGGAGCGAACCGTAAACTCGAAGCGAGCTTCCTCGATGTCGTCGTTTTCGATCCCGTTCCGCTCGACGCGGAGGTAGCCGATCGCCTCACGTCCCTCGGGTTCGGGGGCCGCGTTCGGCTCGCGGGTGGGCGTGTACACGTCGAGATGGAAGTCCTCGGCGCCCTCGCCCAGCGAGAGTTCGAGTCCGGAGTGGCTGACTGACTCGCCCTCGCCGCTTTCCGCGAGATCGAACCTGACAGACTCCGAGGGGGACGGATCGCTCACCGAAACGGTTGAGCCATCGTCGGTGGACTCGACTGCGACCGACGGCCCGGGCTCCGGTTCCTCGCCACCGTCGCTCGGGGGGGTACCGAATCCCGGCGGTGGACCGCCTCCGCCCCCACCGCCACCACTGGCTCCGCCCCCACCGCCACCACTGCTTCCGCTGTCCCCGCCGCTGTCGGCTTCCGTGACGGTGACATTTCCGGCGTAGGCGTCGTTCACGTGCATCTCGTATTCTCCGGGGTCCTCGAACGCGTGCGTGAGGGTTGCGTTCGCATCTCCGCCGGCGGGGACGGCAACAGATTCAGTGGTGAGGGTTCTGTTGTCGACTCGGAGATCCAGGTCGACGGTGGCGTCGTACTCGCCGCGGTTCTCGACGGTGACGTTTACGCCGACTTCCTCGCCTTCCTCGATCTCGTTTGTCGTCAGGCTAGCCGGACCGATTTTCACGTCGGCCGCCGGGTCGATCACCGACAATGTGCCGGCGGGTTCGCCGTCGACGGCAAGGGTGTACTCGCCCGGTTCGGAAATTTCGTAAGCCAACTCGACCGTCTCGGCGGCCCGCCCCGCCACTTCGACGCGTTCGTCGACGACGCCGTCGCCGTCGAGTTCCAGCTCGACCGTCAGCTCGCCGGTCACGTCGCCGTCGTTCTCGACGGTCGCCTCGACAGTCACCTCGTTGCCGACCGGGAGTTCGGACTCGGTGGTTTCGGCGTCGACCACGGAGAGGTTCGCCGGCGCGAGGACGGTCAGGCTGTCAGCGACGGTTTCGGTCCGGTCGCCATCGTTGTCGTCGCCGGCGATCGCGATCGCGTATTCGCCGGCCTCGGGCGGTCCATAGGCGAATGAGATGGTGTCAGATTCGCCCGCAGGGAGAGTGACGTCCGTGGTTTGGTATTCGTCGTCGTCGACGTGGAGTTCGGCGGTGAAGGTGCCGTCGCGGTCGCCGACGTTCTCGACGGTCGCCGTGATCGTGGTCTGCTCGCCCGCGACGATCTCGGAGTCGTCCAGGGAGCCCGCGGAGAGTTCGAAGATCGGGGGCCGTTCGACCGTCAGGGTCGTTTCGGACGTGTCGTCGACCGTGATCCCGTAGGTGCCCGCCTGCTGGAACGACTGTTCGAAGCTAACGGTCGTGGACGCGCCGGGGTCGAGCGGTACGGTTTGGGTGGCCTCGGGGTCGCCGTCGACGTACAGCGTGGCGACGTAGTCGCCGGTCGCGTCGCCGACGTTCTCGACGGTCGCCGTAATCGTGGTCGACTCTCCTTCGAGGATCGGATCCTCGCCCAGGGTGACGTCCCGCGTTTCGAACGCGGAGGTAGCCTCCTCGACGGTGAGAGTTCCGGCGTGGGCCCCCTCGACGGCTACGTCGTAGGTTCCGGGATCGGCGAACGGTTTCGTAAAGGTGACCGTCTCCGTTTCGCCGGCCCCGAGTGTAATCTCCTGGCTCCGTTCGGCCGCCCCGTCGATCGAAAGCGACACGTCGACGGTCCCCTGACGGTCGCCGACGTTCTCCACGTCGGCGGTCACGTCGACTGACTCGCCCTCGAGGATCGCCTCCCGACTCAGGTCGGCGTCGGTCACAGCGAGCGTCGCGGGTTGTTCGACTGTGAGAGTACCCGCGTGGACGCCGTTGACTGTGATCTCGTACGTGCCCGCGTCCGCGAACGATTCAGTGAAGGTCGCAGTCGTCGTCCCGCCGCCGGCGAGGGTTACACTCTTCGAGGTCACGTCCTCGCCGTCGACCTGGAGTTCGACCGTCAGTTCGCCTTCGCGGTCGCCCTGGTTTTCGATGACGGCGTCGACGTCGACAGACTCGCCCTCGAGGATCGTCTCGTCCTGGAGGTCGGCGCCGGTGACCTCCAGGTCAGCGGGCGCTTCGACGGAGAGTGTTCCGGCGTCGACGTCGCTGAATGAGAGGTCGTACTCGCCGGCGTGGTCGAACGTCGCCTCGAGCATGACAGTTTCGGTTACCCCGGCTTCGAGGGTGACCTCCTGCTCGTCGACGACCCGGGTGTCAGCGCGGAACTCTGCCTCGAAGGTCCCCTCGCGGTCGCCGACGTTCTCCACGTCGGCCGCGAGTTCGACAGAATCGCCCTCGAGGACCGTCGTTTCGTTCAGGTTCGGGTCGTGGACCTCGAAGGTCGCCGGCCGGTCGACGGTGAGCGTGACCGGGGTGGCGTCGTCGACGCCGATCTCGTAGTCGCCTGCCTCGTCGAACGGCTCGGCGAAGGTGACGGTCGTCGACTCGCCGCCGTCGAGCGAGAGCTGCTCGGTGGCCGATTGCTCGCCGTCGACGTAGAGGGTCGCCACGTGATCGCCGGACTCGTCGCCGACGTTTTCGATCGTCGCCTCGATCGTGACCGAATCGCCTTCGAGAACCGTCGTTTCGCTCGGGTTCAGGTTGCTCGTTTCGAACTCGGCAGGCTCGGGTTCGACGACGGTGAGGTCACCGGCGTATACGTCGCCGATCTCGATCGCGTACTCGCCGGCGGTCTCGAAGGTGTCCGAACGCTGTACCTGGGTGGATTCGCCGCCCTCGAGGGTGACGTCGGTCTCGTTGCGAATCTCGGCCCCGGAGCCGTCGTCGGCGGTGAGTTCGACGGTGAAGGTACCCTCCGCTTCGCCGACGTTCTCGATCGTCGCCGTCGCGGCCGTCGTTTCGCCCTCGAAAATCTCGGTGTCTTCGACGGTGGGATCGCGGACCTCGAATTCGGCGGGCGCGAGGACGGTCAGGCTGCCGGCTGTGGTCCCGATCCGGTCGCCATCGCCGTCCTCGCCCTCGATGACGAGGTCCTCCTCGCCGGCCTCGGTGGGTTCATAAGTGAACGAGACGGGTTCGGTTTCGCCCGCGATCACGTCGACGTCGGTGGTGTCCTTTTGAACCCCATCGACGAGGAGTTCGGCAGTGAAGGTGCCGTCGCGGTCGCCGACGTTCTCGACGGTCGCCTCGACCGTGACTGATTCGCCCAGGACGATCTCGAGCTCCTCCAGGCTGCCGTCAGCGAGGTCGAAGACGGGCGGTCGGTCGACGGTGAGTTCCCCGGCGGGTTCGTCGCTCACGTCGGCGTCGTAGCTGCCGGCATCCGTGACAGTGCCAGAAAGGGCGACGGTTTGGGACTCGCCGGGAGCGAGGGTGACGGTCGTCGAGTCGAGTGTGATGGTCTGTCCGTCCCCGTCAGTAATCCGGAACTCGGCGTCGAAGTCGCCCTCGGCGTCGCCCGTGTTTTCGATGGTTGCCGTGGCTTCGGCGGCGTCGCCCTCGAGGATGGTGTCGGTGTCGAGAGTCGCGTGGGTGACCTGGAACTCGGGAGTGGCTTCCTCGACGGTCAGGATGCCAGCGGTGACGCCGTTGACCGTGATCTCGTAGTCTCCCGGTTCGGCAAACGTCTCGTGGAACGTGACAGTGCCTGTTTCGCCGCCGTGGAGGGAGATGGTCGTGCTGTTTCTGACCGCTCCGTCGGCCTCGAGTTCGACCGTCAGTTCGCCCTCGCGGTCGCCGTGGTTCTCGACGGTCGCTTCGATCTCGGCAGATTCGCCCTCGAGGATCGTCTCGTCCACCAGCGTTGAATCCGTGACTTCGAGAGCGGCGGGCGCTTCGACGGTCAGCGTTCCGGCGGGCTCGCCACTCACGTCGGCCTCGTAGGTACCGGCGTCGTCGACAGTCCCCGAGAGCGTCACGGAGGTGGACTCGCCAGCGTCGAGCGTGACGGTTTCGGTGTCGAGGGTCTGTGTGTCCTCGTCGGTGATCCGGAACTCGACCTCGAAGTCGCCCTCGGTATCGCCGACGTTTTCGATCGTAGCGGTCGCTTCGACTGTTTCGCCTTCGAGGATCGTGTCGGGATCGATGTCGGCGTCGTCGACCTGAAACGAGGGCTGATCCTCAATCAGATAGTCGATCGCGGCTTTGGCGTCGATGATGCCGTGGCCGTAGCGGGAGTCGGCGATCCCATGTTCGGTTTCCAGATGCCATTTCGCGTCCTGTTCAGGGTCCCAGTCGTCGGGTTTCCAGGCGGTTTCCTGGAGGGCCTCTGTTATCTCGTCGGGGGAATGGTGTTCGTCTGTGGTCGATTGTACGAGCGCGGCTGCGCCGGCGACGTGGGGGGCGGCCATGGAGGTGCCTGCTTTGGTCTCGTAGTCGTTTCCGGGTACCGAGCTGGTGATCCACAATCCTGGAGCTGTGACCGAGGGAACCACGTACTCGTCCGGCCAGTCATCGGGTGCACTTGCACCCCATGCATCGTCGGTATCGATCAATTCGCCACCCGAACGATCCCACATCTCTTTATCGGACGTACTCGCCCCGACACCGACAGAATCGTACTCGTTACCGGGACTACTACTGGTCTCTTCTCCATCGTTGCCGATTGATGCGATCACGACTACTCCATTGTCTTCAGCAGTGCGGATCGGATCGATAAACGACGAGTAATAGCCGTCAACACCCATACTCATAGTGATGACGTCGGCGTCGTTTTCGACAGCCCATTCCATCCCACCGATTATCTGTGAAAAGCTCCCCCCGTCATCCGGGAGCACGAGCCCGTGCATGAGGTCGGCCTCGGGAGCGACACCGATATGGGTTCCAGTTGCAGCCCCTCCGGCTGCGGTACCACTGACGTGCGTTCCATGTGATCCGGTGTCGTGCGGTGTCGAATCATCGATCTGATTTCCACTGCTGTCAAACTCGGCCCATCCTCCCGGATAGGTTGGGTCTCCCGGTTGCGTGGTGTGCAATTCCAGGTCATCGTGATCTGCGTCAATCCCGGTATCTAGAACTGCCACTTTGACACCTTCACCTTGTACACCGTACTTGTCCCACACCGCTGGTGCGTTAACTTGTTCGACTCCGTAAACAGTGTCGTAATCTTCCGATCCAACGGACCTGTGTGTTAGTACCTCTCCGCCAGAAATAGTGGACATTCGGGTAAGAGTCACGCTGTGTTCACCACGAGTGACCCGTTCTTGATCGACTGATTCGTGGCGAACGTCCGTTGGATCCGTCGAATCCGTTGCAGTCACTTCGAAATTAGGATGTAATTGAGTCACCCCCTCGACCGCTGCAATGTTCTCGAGTGGGACTTGTTCAGTATCGACAGAAACGAGCACCGCATTCGTGATCCAAAACTTCTTTTCTAACTCGATACCGGACTGAGACTCGACAAACGCTGTGAGTGGTTCTTGGGCGTGGTGTACCTGCTTCCTGTGTTCTTCGATCGAAACTCCGTTTCGCTCATTGCTGCCGACGCTTTCGAGTTGTACAATCAGTTCGATTGTGCCAGATTCGTTTTTGAGGTCCGAATCGATATCGACATCGGCGGATGAAGAAGGAGAGATCGCCGCTGTTGAATGGTCCGTTAAGGCGACACTACCAGCCGAGAAAGCGACGATAACTACCACGGCTAAAGAGATATGTATCAAATTTTTATAATATGGTTCACTCTTACTACATGTCATACT
Coding sequences within:
- a CDS encoding CARDB domain-containing protein, with amino-acid sequence MTCSKSEPYYKNLIHISLAVVVIVAFSAGSVALTDHSTAAISPSSSADVDIDSDLKNESGTIELIVQLESVGSNERNGVSIEEHRKQVHHAQEPLTAFVESQSGIELEKKFWITNAVLVSVDTEQVPLENIAAVEGVTQLHPNFEVTATDSTDPTDVRHESVDQERVTRGEHSVTLTRMSTISGGEVLTHRSVGSEDYDTVYGVEQVNAPAVWDKYGVQGEGVKVAVLDTGIDADHDDLELHTTQPGDPTYPGGWAEFDSSGNQIDDSTPHDTGSHGTHVSGTAAGGAATGTHIGVAPEADLMHGLVLPDDGGSFSQIIGGMEWAVENDADVITMSMGVDGYYSSFIDPIRTAEDNGVVVIASIGNDGEETSSSPGNEYDSVGVGASTSDKEMWDRSGGELIDTDDAWGASAPDDWPDEYVVPSVTAPGLWITSSVPGNDYETKAGTSMAAPHVAGAAALVQSTTDEHHSPDEITEALQETAWKPDDWDPEQDAKWHLETEHGIADSRYGHGIIDAKAAIDYLIEDQPSFQVDDADIDPDTILEGETVEATATIENVGDTEGDFEVEFRITDEDTQTLDTETVTLDAGESTSVTLSGTVDDAGTYEADVSGEPAGTLTVEAPAALEVTDSTLVDETILEGESAEIEATVENHGDREGELTVELEADGAVRNSTTISLHGGETGTVTFHETFAEPGDYEITVNGVTAGILTVEEATPEFQVTHATLDTDTILEGDAAEATATIENTGDAEGDFDAEFRITDGDGQTITLDSTTVTLAPGESQTVALSGTVTDAGSYDADVSDEPAGELTVDRPPVFDLADGSLEELEIVLGESVTVEATVENVGDRDGTFTAELLVDGVQKDTTDVDVIAGETEPVSFTYEPTEAGEEDLVIEGEDGDGDRIGTTAGSLTVLAPAEFEVRDPTVEDTEIFEGETTAATATIENVGEAEGTFTVELTADDGSGAEIRNETDVTLEGGESTQVQRSDTFETAGEYAIEIGDVYAGDLTVVEPEPAEFETSNLNPSETTVLEGDSVTIEATIENVGDESGDHVATLYVDGEQSATEQLSLDGGESTTVTFAEPFDEAGDYEIGVDDATPVTLTVDRPATFEVHDPNLNETTVLEGDSVELAADVENVGDREGTFEAEFRADTRVVDEQEVTLEAGVTETVMLEATFDHAGEYDLSFSDVDAGTLSVEAPADLEVTGADLQDETILEGESVDVDAVIENQGDREGELTVELQVDGEDVTSKSVTLAGGGTTTATFTESFADAGTYEITVNGVHAGTLTVEQPATLAVTDADLSREAILEGESVDVTADVENVGDRQGTVDVSLSIDGAAERSQEITLGAGETETVTFTKPFADPGTYDVAVEGAHAGTLTVEEATSAFETRDVTLGEDPILEGESTTITATVENVGDATGDYVATLYVDGDPEATQTVPLDPGASTTVSFEQSFQQAGTYGITVDDTSETTLTVERPPIFELSAGSLDDSEIVAGEQTTITATVENVGDRDGTFTAELHVDDDEYQTTDVTLPAGESDTISFAYGPPEAGEYAIAIAGDDNDGDRTETVADSLTVLAPANLSVVDAETTESELPVGNEVTVEATVENDGDVTGELTVELELDGDGVVDERVEVAGRAAETVELAYEISEPGEYTLAVDGEPAGTLSVIDPAADVKIGPASLTTNEIEEGEEVGVNVTVENRGEYDATVDLDLRVDNRTLTTESVAVPAGGDANATLTHAFEDPGEYEMHVNDAYAGNVTVTEADSGGDSGSSGGGGGGASGGGGGGGGPPPGFGTPPSDGGEEPEPGPSVAVESTDDGSTVSVSDPSPSESVRFDLAESGEGESVSHSGLELSLGEGAEDFHLDVYTPTREPNAAPEPEGREAIGYLRVERNGIENDDIEEARFEFTVRSHELPDGAEPDDVEMLRYHDGEWQELETTHEGGDTYTAVTPGFSEFAVTAGDASDPPAASLELLETGIDEERIHVGEEAVIEATVENEDEVDGEYEAELRIDGETVETKTIEVAPGTIETVPFSIAFGEAGTYEVELGDGDEASEFEVTVEPSVNTDAAGETGSDDDPGSVDGEGAPDEESAPDEESALDEEAKSVEDVDDGDDGGERDDGDDGAPLFDLPSPLWTAGLVGMVLVAILVNLLVIGPELSRVGGDVEGSRTSTSTTSHSEFPEVTTDRGTTGAEPATPPSEFDWSGDD
- a CDS encoding acyl-CoA thioesterase, with protein sequence MPTLLDTYLENRSRIQPNHTNNYGMAHGGNVMKWMDEVGAMSAMRFAGQTCVTASIEGMDFEKPVPQGDTVLIHSYVYAAGRTSVRVRLQAYREHPRTGEIERTTESYFVFVAIDEDRTPVSVPELAVKTEKGRRLRDEAIEGESHH